Genomic DNA from Lactococcus garvieae:
TTGAAAAGAAAAAAGAAGACAATCCAAGCGACACGGATAAGGATAAAAAACCTACTACTGTCTTGCCAGGAGATAAAGATACGGATGACATTCAAACACCAAAGACAGATACAGGCCGTAAAGTTGAGGAGCCGTCATCAGAGCCTGACCAATCAGTGACAGCAGCGGACAGTATTTCTGAAAGGCAAAAACTTCCTGAAGCAGGCGATGTATCAGGACTACTCACGGGGCTTGGTGCTGGCCTCACGGCAACAGGAGGAGCACTTCTTGCCAAACGTCGCAAAAAAGGCAAAGCGAGTAACAAGCGCAAAAAGAAATGATAAACAGCCCCATCTCAGGAAGATATCATTGAGTTAAGAAATAACGAAAACTGAAAAAACGATAAGCTTAAGAAGTCTTATCGTTTTTTATCTGGTTCTTTACAATCAGCAAGATGTATAGAGGGAAAGATTTGAGTTATTCATATTCCGTTATAATTCTTCTCCATTTGATTTGATAACTTTGCTATACCAATCGAAGGAATCTTTTTTCGAGCGTTCTAAATTTCCATTTCCTTCATTGTCTTTATCTACGTAGATAAACCCATAGCGCTTCTTCATCTCGCCTGTACCCGCTGAAACCAAATCGATAAAGCCCCATGGTGTATAGCCAATTAAGTCCACTCCGTCATATTCTACGGCATCTTTCATTGCTTCAATATGTGCTTTCAAGTAGTCCACACGATATGGATCGTGGATGCTGCCATCAGATTCAACCTTATCAACAGCTCCAAAACCATTTTCAACGATAAATAGAGGTTTTTCATAACGTTCGTTAAACCAGTTCATACTGTAGCGCAAGCCCATAGGGTCAATTTGCCAGCCCCATTCTGATGCTTCAACATATTGATTTTTAATCAAATCATGATTTTCATCGTAATCAAAAGCTGGCGCACCTAGACCTTGGCTTTCTGGATTTTCTGCTTGGTCTTTAATCGCAAAGCTCATATAATAGCTAAATCCGATGTAATCTACTTCACCTTTAGCTAGAATTTGCATATCTTCTTCTGTCATGTCTAAGTCGAAAGTTTTACGCTCAAAGTATTTCGTCATATAGCTTGGATAATGTCCACGAGCATGTACATCGGTAAACCATAAGCGACGTTGCATAGCAACTTGAGCTGCCATCATATCTTCCGGCTTACAGGTCGCAGGGTAAATAGGACACATAGCAATCATGCAACCAATCTCAAAATCAGGATTAATTTCATGTCCCAAATCAACAACCTTAGCTGATGCAACGAGCTCATAGTGTGCTGCTTGGTACATTATCTTTTCACGATTTTCGCCTTCCACAAACTTAAGACCTGAGTTAGTAAATGGTGCAAAGTCCAAATCAAAGTTAGCTTGATTATTAATCTCGTTAAAAGTCATCCAATATTTAACTTTGTCTTTATAGCGCGTCATTACCACTTCAGCAAATCTTACAAAGAAGTCAATCAATTTTCGATTACGCCAGCCTCCATATTCCGTTACTAAATGATAGGGCATTTCAAAATGCGAAAGCGTAATGACTGGCTCAATACCGTTTTTTAAGCATTCATCAAACAAATCATCGTAAAATTGTAAGCCTTCTTCATTGGGTTCACTTTCATCTCCATTGGGGAAAATACGTGTCCAAGCAATAGATGTGCGGAAGCAATTGACACCAAGTTCGGCAAAAAGTTTAACATCATCCTTATAGCGATGATAGAAGTCAATGGCTTCATGATTAGGATAATTTTCACCAGGCAATACACCGTCGGTGATCCGACGCTCAACCCCATTTGCTCCGGCAGTCATAACATCAGCAACTGAAACACCTTTGCCTCCTGCATTCCATCCACCTTCAAGTTGATGAGCAGCAACCGCACCGCCCCATAGGAAATCTTTTCTTAAAGTCATTTTTCTTCTCTCTTTCCTTTAATTCTATTGATCTAACTTTAAATCTTTTACAAGGTTTGAACTTGCGTGTGCTTTAATTATTAAAATCCTCCCTTTTTTAAACGCTCAGTTCTCCTCTATAAATGTAAACTTCTGGACTTATTGATAAGTTTACATTTATACAAGAGAGATTAAGACAATGCTTAATCTCATCTTTCTGTTATGCTTGTTCAGCTTGCTCCGCTTCATATGCTTCTTTTTCTTGTTGTACAAGAATAGCATCGTATTTTTTAGCAAATGGCCAATAAATAGCGCCTGTCACAAAAATCATCAAGGCTTGCCATGCTGCACCTTGCCAACCACCAACGATCAAGCCTGAAAGGATTGGTGGTGTTGTCCAAGGAACGAAGATTCCGTTAAATGGTGGGATAATACCCAGTGCAATAGCCGCATAAGTTCCAAAACCTGAAACCAGCGGTGCTATTAAGAATGGGAAAGCTAAGATTGGGTTTAAGACAATCGGCATACCAAAGAGGACAGGCTCATTGATATTGAAGAAAGCTGGAGCCAACGTTAACTTACCAATGGTTTTCATTTGAACGGAACGCGCACGGTAAATCATAAAGATAACGAACCCGAAAGTCATTCCTGAGCCCGTAACCGTGATAAACTGGTCCATGAAAGCTTGAGTAACTATATGTGCCCCATGATCAAGCGATAAGTTGCCTTCTTGGAACAATTTAAGGTTATCTGCATTATTAGCTAAGAGTAAGGGT
This window encodes:
- a CDS encoding 6-phospho-beta-glucosidase, with protein sequence MTLRKDFLWGGAVAAHQLEGGWNAGGKGVSVADVMTAGANGVERRITDGVLPGENYPNHEAIDFYHRYKDDVKLFAELGVNCFRTSIAWTRIFPNGDESEPNEEGLQFYDDLFDECLKNGIEPVITLSHFEMPYHLVTEYGGWRNRKLIDFFVRFAEVVMTRYKDKVKYWMTFNEINNQANFDLDFAPFTNSGLKFVEGENREKIMYQAAHYELVASAKVVDLGHEINPDFEIGCMIAMCPIYPATCKPEDMMAAQVAMQRRLWFTDVHARGHYPSYMTKYFERKTFDLDMTEEDMQILAKGEVDYIGFSYYMSFAIKDQAENPESQGLGAPAFDYDENHDLIKNQYVEASEWGWQIDPMGLRYSMNWFNERYEKPLFIVENGFGAVDKVESDGSIHDPYRVDYLKAHIEAMKDAVEYDGVDLIGYTPWGFIDLVSAGTGEMKKRYGFIYVDKDNEGNGNLERSKKDSFDWYSKVIKSNGEEL